In one Candidatus Ancaeobacter aquaticus genomic region, the following are encoded:
- a CDS encoding 4Fe-4S binding protein, which produces MNKYSWFAQSSFKQRIWLFATIVSMLSIIMLGSFLTSSHDSKKIIDVNINMSIKDISPQLGVTGKSLAREFNLPLDVSKRKPLKSLGVAPEELQHVTEHLLSHRDSMFKYYIYLALVLGGLVFLVRLGRPDSSDIKNRRYWYSRTPYIVSLVFSVVIAGFLLGKSPNPMEGTVKAFKSMVGLYPDPFVKVVAFGFFIILAVIGNKIICGWACPFGALQELIYSVPILRRIKQKKLPFILTNTIRAGLFIAMLLFLFGIVGGRKGFVIYHYINPFNLFNMDFESISVLLTVIIVLGGSFFVYRPFCQFICPFGLISWVAERFSIFRIRIDKDKCTECGACIKACPVEAAKDRVEKKIMPADCFSCARCLNVCPVDAIKYSHKN; this is translated from the coding sequence ATGAATAAGTATTCTTGGTTTGCGCAAAGCTCTTTTAAGCAACGGATATGGTTATTTGCAACTATAGTGAGTATGCTTTCAATTATCATGCTTGGTAGTTTTCTGACTTCATCGCATGATTCAAAGAAGATAATAGATGTTAATATTAACATGTCTATCAAAGATATTTCTCCGCAACTTGGAGTTACCGGTAAATCCCTTGCTCGCGAGTTTAACCTTCCTCTCGATGTTTCAAAACGAAAACCTCTCAAATCATTAGGTGTCGCACCTGAAGAACTTCAGCATGTCACAGAACACCTTCTTTCCCATCGTGATAGTATGTTCAAGTACTACATTTATTTAGCACTCGTTCTTGGTGGTCTTGTTTTTCTTGTTAGGTTGGGACGACCGGATTCTTCCGATATTAAAAACAGGCGTTACTGGTATTCCCGGACACCATATATTGTTTCTCTCGTTTTTTCTGTTGTCATTGCTGGGTTTCTTCTCGGAAAATCACCCAATCCCATGGAGGGTACAGTCAAAGCATTCAAATCTATGGTAGGGCTTTACCCCGACCCATTTGTCAAAGTGGTTGCTTTCGGTTTTTTTATCATTCTTGCTGTTATTGGAAATAAAATAATTTGTGGCTGGGCATGTCCCTTTGGCGCTTTACAGGAATTAATTTATAGCGTACCAATTTTGCGAAGGATTAAACAAAAAAAACTTCCGTTTATTTTGACAAACACTATTCGTGCAGGTCTTTTCATTGCTATGCTGCTTTTTCTGTTTGGTATCGTTGGGGGGCGCAAAGGGTTTGTCATTTATCACTATATAAATCCCTTCAATCTGTTTAATATGGACTTTGAAAGTATCAGTGTTTTGTTGACGGTTATCATTGTTTTAGGCGGATCATTCTTTGTTTACCGTCCTTTTTGCCAGTTCATTTGCCCTTTTGGATTGATTTCATGGGTGGCTGAACGATTCAGCATTTTTCGTATCCGAATTGATAAAGATAAGTGTACAGAATGTGGTGCCTGCATAAAGGCGTGTCCTGTGGAAGCTGCAAAAGACAGAGTCGAAAAGAAAATAATGCCGGCAGATTGTTTTAGTTGTGCTCGTTGTTTAAATGTGTGCCCTGTTGACGCTATCAAGTATTCGCATAAAAATTGA
- a CDS encoding permease, translated as MKFDKRTVFAISIVVFIFGIILLYEWTGAWKGYKDTLANTEVVTAQLLEEKDIPIYMLIIVTIVDYVKHSWLCLLLAFLAAGALQEFVPKQKVIQLMGSNRKVLPYMLASFGGPLLSMCSCSIIPLFGGFYKRGAGLGPSLTFLLAAPAFNPAAVLLTLSLLGWKFTVVRIVFAIFSGITVGFLTEKILKNKIPQVEPLTIGDSCCDTDDVSEGFGKRIINMLMYSWDFVKLVLPLILVGVILAGLVKAFLPPAFLVKYLGVGILPIMLASAIGVLMYAPSLVEAPLIRGLLQSGMGTGPAMAHLITGPSLSLPSILGVCKIVSPKVPLVYTVLMWFFGVIAGLVFWYIMPVFNG; from the coding sequence ATGAAATTTGATAAAAGGACAGTTTTTGCTATTAGTATTGTTGTGTTTATTTTTGGGATTATTCTCTTATATGAATGGACCGGTGCATGGAAAGGGTATAAAGATACGCTTGCCAATACAGAGGTTGTTACTGCACAGCTCTTGGAAGAAAAAGATATTCCGATATATATGCTTATCATTGTTACTATTGTTGATTATGTAAAACATTCATGGCTCTGTTTGCTTCTTGCTTTTCTCGCGGCTGGTGCATTGCAGGAGTTTGTGCCGAAACAAAAAGTGATTCAACTCATGGGGTCAAACAGAAAAGTGTTGCCATATATGCTTGCATCGTTTGGTGGGCCGCTCCTTTCAATGTGTTCGTGCAGTATCATACCTCTTTTTGGCGGTTTCTATAAAAGAGGTGCGGGTTTGGGCCCGTCACTCACATTTTTGCTTGCCGCACCGGCATTTAATCCTGCTGCGGTTTTACTGACTCTATCGCTCCTTGGATGGAAATTCACTGTTGTGCGGATTGTCTTTGCGATATTTTCGGGTATTACCGTCGGGTTCTTAACTGAAAAAATATTAAAGAACAAGATTCCCCAAGTTGAGCCGCTTACAATTGGTGACAGCTGTTGCGATACAGACGATGTATCCGAAGGTTTCGGTAAACGAATAATCAATATGCTCATGTATTCATGGGATTTTGTAAAACTCGTGCTTCCACTGATACTTGTCGGTGTTATCTTGGCAGGTCTCGTTAAGGCGTTTTTGCCTCCGGCGTTTCTGGTGAAATATCTTGGTGTCGGTATTCTACCAATAATGCTTGCATCTGCTATAGGTGTACTGATGTATGCGCCAAGTCTTGTTGAAGCGCCTCTCATAAGAGGGCTTCTACAATCAGGTATGGGTACCGGGCCGGCTATGGCACACTTGATCACCGGACCATCTCTAAGCTTGCCTTCTATTCTCGGTGTGTGTAAAATAGTGAGTCCAAAGGTGCCATTGGTGTATACTGTACT
- a CDS encoding U32 family peptidase: protein MTHQEMSENSQNSFNTAKSELVAPAGRSASLRSAIYFGADAVYIGLNELSARMRAENFTVLQIKDAIAFVHAHGKKAYLAFNVLLKNSELDRACELLHEISHAGIDGVIIHDLGVYHILKKYFPNVPIHASTQMCCANVNDALEMEDLGFKRVILARELLLKEIEHIRSKTSIELEVFVHGALCFSYSGKCFLSSYIGGRSGNRGSCAQPCRQPYIVKGEKNPRYLMSTNDICLADDISRLIEAGVNAFKIEGRMKNEYYAACVSSFYRAIIDGSPKAKDIKEHIQLFYSREFAKDFLIKRKGELTQIAHPGNVGIDIGAVSHSDGRTITFETQRPIEAHDGIQIFHDGTLIDEFSVSGITINGKPVYTADKGKVVTVKYKGTVPQGAHVYLVSSIALKKAYTVPKSFKADTRYKIPIDMSVALDKKVLTISVAVRGKEKTFQFDVTPIKAEGKGTDELMLRTYLGRLGKTEFALRSLDACLPQSIFLQPSVLNEIRRELTGDIRKLLEEDTAACLSQMKKEIYINNEQCAEEPDRAKWIIKIDRIEYLNSLPIEKCEKIIIEIPHRDLTDTETRLIAHHKNKIVWALPYVKEIECDYESVVDSFMKRGFNRFQAVSMGDIQILKNKKVQFETDYPLYCLNALAGRQLIDMGASSFVVSPESSKRDLSEQLFRGLSKILIVYQDVLLCVSRYCVHKNVYTCGEKDKCMQAPIECENLARDRFSIYQRDCHSVVIGETPFSLSDKVEDLLNMGYSQLRIDFCFRQYAPGEISEVVNSVMNGKKLVSATSWNYNRVLY from the coding sequence ATGACACATCAAGAGATGTCCGAAAATTCTCAAAATTCTTTCAATACCGCTAAAAGTGAATTGGTCGCGCCGGCAGGGAGGAGTGCCTCTCTTCGGTCGGCGATTTATTTCGGTGCAGATGCCGTATATATCGGTCTTAATGAACTGAGCGCTCGCATGCGTGCGGAGAATTTCACCGTACTGCAGATAAAAGACGCGATTGCTTTCGTTCATGCACACGGAAAAAAAGCATATCTTGCCTTTAATGTTCTTCTCAAGAATAGTGAACTCGATCGAGCATGTGAACTCCTCCACGAAATCTCTCATGCGGGTATAGATGGCGTCATTATCCATGATCTCGGTGTTTACCACATACTAAAGAAATATTTCCCGAATGTTCCGATACATGCAAGCACGCAAATGTGTTGTGCTAATGTTAATGACGCACTTGAGATGGAAGATCTCGGGTTTAAACGCGTTATCCTTGCACGAGAACTTTTATTAAAAGAGATCGAGCATATCAGGAGTAAAACATCAATTGAGCTTGAGGTGTTTGTTCATGGTGCGCTGTGTTTTAGTTATTCCGGAAAATGTTTTTTGTCGAGTTATATCGGTGGGAGGAGCGGTAATCGCGGTTCTTGTGCTCAACCGTGCAGACAGCCATATATTGTAAAAGGAGAAAAAAATCCGCGCTATCTCATGAGCACCAATGATATATGCCTTGCGGATGATATTTCGCGGCTGATCGAAGCCGGTGTAAACGCATTCAAAATTGAAGGGCGCATGAAAAATGAATATTATGCCGCCTGCGTGTCATCATTTTACCGGGCGATTATTGACGGGTCACCGAAAGCAAAGGACATAAAAGAACATATACAGCTTTTTTATAGCCGTGAATTTGCAAAAGATTTTCTTATAAAACGTAAAGGTGAACTGACTCAAATAGCACATCCGGGTAATGTCGGTATCGATATTGGCGCTGTATCTCATTCCGATGGGCGAACCATAACGTTCGAGACCCAGCGTCCCATTGAAGCGCATGATGGAATACAGATATTTCATGATGGAACGCTCATCGATGAATTTTCTGTTAGCGGAATAACGATCAATGGAAAACCTGTGTATACGGCTGATAAAGGTAAGGTAGTAACAGTCAAATATAAGGGCACAGTTCCGCAGGGCGCACATGTGTATCTTGTTTCCTCAATCGCCCTAAAAAAAGCATATACTGTACCAAAATCGTTTAAAGCTGATACCAGATATAAGATTCCCATTGATATGTCTGTGGCTCTGGATAAAAAGGTACTCACAATAAGTGTCGCGGTACGCGGAAAAGAAAAAACCTTTCAATTTGACGTTACGCCGATAAAAGCTGAAGGAAAGGGTACTGACGAATTAATGCTGAGAACATATCTCGGTCGATTAGGAAAGACAGAATTTGCGCTTCGCTCACTTGATGCTTGTTTGCCGCAATCAATATTTTTACAGCCGTCTGTCCTGAATGAAATAAGGAGAGAACTAACAGGCGATATAAGGAAGCTCCTTGAAGAAGATACGGCTGCATGTCTTTCACAAATGAAAAAAGAGATATATATCAATAATGAGCAGTGCGCTGAAGAACCTGATCGTGCTAAGTGGATTATTAAGATAGATCGTATCGAGTATCTTAACTCTTTACCTATAGAAAAATGCGAAAAGATCATTATAGAGATCCCTCACAGGGATTTGACTGATACCGAAACACGCCTCATAGCACATCATAAGAATAAAATTGTGTGGGCGCTGCCGTATGTAAAAGAAATTGAGTGTGATTATGAGTCAGTCGTAGACAGTTTTATGAAACGCGGTTTTAATCGCTTTCAGGCAGTAAGTATGGGAGATATTCAAATACTAAAGAATAAAAAAGTACAGTTTGAAACTGATTATCCGCTGTACTGTTTGAATGCGTTAGCAGGGAGACAACTCATTGATATGGGTGCTTCTTCTTTTGTTGTATCCCCTGAAAGTAGCAAGAGAGATCTATCTGAGCAGCTGTTTAGGGGGCTCTCGAAAATACTTATTGTTTATCAGGATGTTCTTCTGTGTGTATCAAGATATTGCGTGCATAAAAATGTGTACACGTGCGGGGAAAAAGATAAATGTATGCAGGCCCCGATAGAATGTGAGAATCTCGCGCGTGACAGATTTAGTATATATCAGCGTGACTGCCATAGTGTTGTGATAGGTGAAACCCCATTTTCTTTAAGTGATAAGGTAGAAGACCTTCTTAATATGGGATATTCTCAATTGCGGATAGATTTCTGTTTTAGGCAGTATGCGCCCGGGGAGATTAGTGAAGTGGTTAATAGTGTTATGAATGGCAAAAAATTAGTGAGCGCAACATCCTGGAATTATAACCGTGTGCTTTATTAA
- a CDS encoding CGGC domain-containing protein: MKYKDKTYIIVLECDIVMERCSGYLCEKSFNERTGGFSKYSKNKDIRAIFLTCGGCCGLATHRKVAHLVKQIGKQEKISKDKIVVQMASCITEDNYHGPKCPHLPYIKELIEKLGIDCQEDTYICSISEKKRQLGKYST; the protein is encoded by the coding sequence ATGAAATACAAAGATAAAACATATATTATTGTTTTAGAGTGTGACATTGTCATGGAACGATGTTCCGGGTATCTTTGTGAAAAGAGTTTCAATGAACGAACAGGTGGGTTCAGTAAGTATTCAAAGAATAAAGATATACGTGCGATCTTTCTTACCTGTGGTGGATGTTGCGGTCTTGCGACACATAGAAAAGTAGCTCATTTGGTAAAACAAATTGGTAAACAGGAAAAAATATCTAAAGATAAAATAGTTGTCCAAATGGCTTCATGTATAACCGAAGACAATTACCATGGACCTAAGTGTCCGCATTTGCCGTACATAAAAGAATTGATAGAGAAACTAGGTATTGATTGTCAGGAAGATACCTATATCTGCAGCATATCTGAAAAAAAGCGGCAGTTAGGGAAATACTCTACCTAA
- a CDS encoding DUF134 domain-containing protein produces the protein MRPKKTRWVDCKTQDRCFRPKCKPVATLQGVSLSLDEFEAIRLADFMNLKQEDAAKNMKISRPTFSRIIKSARGKVGDALVNLKALKVEGGCCEITERNK, from the coding sequence ATGAGGCCAAAGAAAACAAGGTGGGTTGATTGTAAAACCCAGGACAGATGTTTTCGACCAAAATGTAAACCAGTTGCGACACTTCAAGGTGTCAGTTTATCTTTAGATGAGTTTGAAGCTATACGGCTTGCTGACTTCATGAACTTGAAGCAAGAAGATGCCGCAAAGAATATGAAAATATCTCGACCTACCTTTTCACGGATAATAAAGTCTGCACGAGGTAAAGTAGGTGACGCGCTAGTGAACCTCAAAGCGCTAAAAGTTGAAGGTGGATGTTGTGAAATTACTGAAAGGAATAAATAA